In Gadus morhua chromosome 2, gadMor3.0, whole genome shotgun sequence, a single window of DNA contains:
- the noxo1a gene encoding NADPH oxidase organizer 1a, protein MDEQRYPISVRLIGIMHNENGKNYITSVLWSDQNEIVVYRGFLDFKKMHKQMKKAFPSNALKKSSRIIPKFKDHNKRGGGQKKGASRSVLRLKSLEKYCQELLSCDPRVTQSLDLIKFFHPTAQDLEPEYASNSIMVMPSEEGIGERNQGREHSVGNVTQPFVTETYHCVASYETKDTKNKPFKVAVDEKVDVLIKDKAGWWLVENEDKRLAWFPAPYLEKLEDGEDDEDDTMDSPTGIGALYTSVKSYKAANRDEVSVNIGSVVEVLQKSDNGWWFVRSGDKVGYVPTLYLQPHNNPRNRMVALQQDLRGSNVNLSQLQAPSLDGYNLSKRSHSHGDVVPLSQLQAPSLGGDNPKERSHSQGDILQLPSTAIKQRLGDDQRSNSMELQDAPGRVAAPSLPPKPYMGNASSPTAAPLPVIRVDSEEDDHRYRSHTLESQESIGSFASDSSDFSFSDRSSNGSPTLNLGQSLNEQQLRLSRTPQPPTMSSNRLSPNTGKMTPSVSDPNLFKGPTTPKVPPRPRAEEILTRCTTVTRKNASMGKPAPTLSDIQSY, encoded by the exons ATGGACGAGCAACGATATCCCATCAGCGTGCGACTCATTGGAATAATGCACAACGAGAATGGCAAA aaCTACATCACGTCGGTGCTTTGGTCAGACCAGAACGAAATTGTTGTTTACCGAGGCTTTCTGGATTTCAAGAAAATGCAT AAACAAATGAAGAAAGCGTTCCCGTCTAATGCGTTGAAGAAGTCCTCAAGAATCATCCCTAAATTTAAAG ACCACAATAAACGGGGTGGCGGTCAGAAAAAGGGCGCCAGCAGATCAGTCCTCCGCCTCAAGTCCCTTGAAAAGTACTGCCAAGAACTTCTGAGTTGCGACCCGCGGGTAACCCAATCCTTGGACCTCATAAAGTTCTTCCACCCCACCGCCCAGGACCTTGAGCCGGAGTACGCTAGTAACAG CATTATGGTCATGCCTTCGGAGGAGGGCATCGGCGAGAGAAACCAGGGCAGGGAACACAGCGTTGGCAACGTGACGCAGCCATTCGTCACGGAGACCTACCACTGCGTTGCGTCGTATGAGACCAAAGACACGAAGAACAAGCCCTTTAAAGTAGCCGTTGATGAAAAAGTGGACGTGCTCATCAAAGATAAAGCAG GATGGTGGTTGGTTGAAAACGAAGATAAGCGTTTGGCCTGGTTCCCCGCACCGTACCTGGAAAAGTTAGAGGACGGAGAAGACGATGAGGATGACACGATGGACAGCCCTACTGGGATAG GTGCACTGTACACTTCAGTGAAGAGCTACAAGGCCGCCAATAGAGACGAGGTGTCTGTGAACATTGGATCTGTGGTGGAGGTTCTTCAGAAGTCTGACAACGGCTGGTGGTTCGTCAG ATCTGGTGACAAGGTGGGCTACGTCCCCACCCTCTACCTGCAACCCCACAACAACCCCCGCAACCGCATGGTTGCCCTCCAGCAGGACCTGCGCGGCTCCAATGTCAACCTGTCCCAGCTCCAAGCCCCCAGCCTGGACGGCTACAACCTCAGCAAACGCAGCCACTCCCACGGCGACGTCGTACCACTGTCCCAGCTGCAAGCCCCCAGCCTGGGAGGCGACAACCCCAAGGAACGCAGCCACTCTCAGGGCGACATCCTCCAGCTCCCCTCCACGGCCATCAAGCAGCGCCTCGGAGACGACCAGCGTTCCAACTCTATGGAGCTCCAAGACGCCCCGGGTCGTGTGGCCGCTCCCTCTCTGCCACCCAAGCCCTACATGGGGAAcgcctcctcccccaccgcGGCTCCCTTGCCCGTGATAAGGGTGGACTCAGAGGAGGACGACCACCGCTACAGGAGCCACACACTGGAGAGCCAGGAGAGCATCGGCAGCTTTGCGAGCGACAGCAGTGACTTCAGCTTCAGCGACAGATCCTCCAACGGCAGCCCCACCCTCAACCTGGGCCAAAGCCTGAACGAGCAGCAGCTGCGGCTGAGCCGGACGCCGCAGCCCCCCACCATGTCGTCCAACCGCCTCAGCCCCAACACTGGCAAGATGACTCCCAGCGTGTCCGACCCCAACCTCTTCAAGGGGCCTACCACACCCAAGGTGCCTCCCAGGCCCCGTGCCGAAGAGATCCTGACCCGCTGCACCACCGTCACCCGCAAGAACGCCTCAATGGGCAAGCCGGCCCCGACCTTGTCTGACATCCAGAGCTACTGA
- the LOC115557632 gene encoding RING finger protein 151 isoform X1 translates to MGIITSFTLHSFWGRGSAVVGLLDSQKKVSGFEPECPLQLLTCLRAVGLPEKEALTLQCLLMTQETCPCCRKAVNQSVIFVMFKLSRSIGRMKIKCRNEIRGCSATFPLAEQYCHSMSCVYELIPCPYQGCRAQLLRRDLDTHARHCEHWRQPCHMGCGVVLSHRTQAQHNCYRQLRQEYALRQRNHRAIAAALQRKMRRMQSTMAHMKRQIGLICESLEVMDDLQEEEVEEEVEEEEVEEDQGETSGGASASGS, encoded by the exons ATGGGGATTATAACTTCATTCACATTACACAGTTTCTGGGGCAGGGGAAGTGCAGTGGTTGGGTTGTTGGACTCTCAGAAAAAAGTTTCTGGGTTCGAACCCGAATGTCCTTTGCAGTTGCTCACATGCCTACGTGCTGTAGGCCTCCCTGAGAAAGAGGCCTTAACCCTACAATGCTTATTAATGAC GCAGGAGACATGCCCGTGCTGCAGAAAGGCTGTCAACCAGAGCGTCATCTTTGTCATGTTCAAGCTCAGCAGGTCGATTGGCCGCATGAAGATTAAG TGTAGGAATGAGATCCGCGGCTGCTCAGCGACGTTCCCACTCGCGGAACAGTATTGCCACAGCATGAGCTGCGTCTACGAGCTCATCCCCTGCCCGTACCAGGGCTGCCGTGCCCAGCTCCTCCGCCGCGACCTGGACACGCACGCGCGCCACTGCGAACACTGGCGGCAGCCCTGCCACATGGGCTGCGGCGTTGTGCTGTCCCACCGTACGCAGGCCCAGCACAACTGCTACCGGCAGCTGAGGCAGGAGTACGCCTTGAGGCAGAGGAACCACCGGGCCATCGCCGCTGCCCTGCAGCGGAAAATGCGGCGCATGCAGAGCACCATGGCCCACATGAAGAGGCAGATCGGCCTGATCTGCGAGAGCCTGGAGGTCATGGACGACctgcaggaagaggaggtggaggaggaggtggaggaggaggaggtggaggaggaccagggggagaccagcgGAGGCGCCAGTGCCAGTGGCTCATGA
- the LOC115557632 gene encoding RING finger protein 151 isoform X2 encodes MADSEASPQSGGYDVELFVDTPDYDLICTICQGVLRCPVRATCHHIFCKRCILQWLKRQETCPCCRKAVNQSVIFVMFKLSRSIGRMKIKCRNEIRGCSATFPLAEQYCHSMSCVYELIPCPYQGCRAQLLRRDLDTHARHCEHWRQPCHMGCGVVLSHRTQAQHNCYRQLRQEYALRQRNHRAIAAALQRKMRRMQSTMAHMKRQIGLICESLEVMDDLQEEEVEEEVEEEEVEEDQGETSGGASASGS; translated from the exons ATG GCGGATTCAGAGGCATCACCGCAGAGCGGGGGTTACGATGTGGAGCTGTTCGTGGACACGCCTGACTACGACCTCATTTGCACCATCTGCCAGGGGGTCCTACGATGCCCCGTGAGAGCCACGTGCCATCACATCTTCTGCAAGAGATGCATTTTGCAATGGCTGAAGAG GCAGGAGACATGCCCGTGCTGCAGAAAGGCTGTCAACCAGAGCGTCATCTTTGTCATGTTCAAGCTCAGCAGGTCGATTGGCCGCATGAAGATTAAG TGTAGGAATGAGATCCGCGGCTGCTCAGCGACGTTCCCACTCGCGGAACAGTATTGCCACAGCATGAGCTGCGTCTACGAGCTCATCCCCTGCCCGTACCAGGGCTGCCGTGCCCAGCTCCTCCGCCGCGACCTGGACACGCACGCGCGCCACTGCGAACACTGGCGGCAGCCCTGCCACATGGGCTGCGGCGTTGTGCTGTCCCACCGTACGCAGGCCCAGCACAACTGCTACCGGCAGCTGAGGCAGGAGTACGCCTTGAGGCAGAGGAACCACCGGGCCATCGCCGCTGCCCTGCAGCGGAAAATGCGGCGCATGCAGAGCACCATGGCCCACATGAAGAGGCAGATCGGCCTGATCTGCGAGAGCCTGGAGGTCATGGACGACctgcaggaagaggaggtggaggaggaggtggaggaggaggaggtggaggaggaccagggggagaccagcgGAGGCGCCAGTGCCAGTGGCTCATGA
- the tbl3 gene encoding transducin beta-like protein 3, with translation MENTNLHFKTNYAASNKIEPFYKGGKVQISKDEKFIFCTCGSRVNILEISTGKIVHSIEQDDQEDITSFALSYDDEILVTASRALLLKQWDWKQAQCTRSWRAIHTIPIASMTFDPTSTLLATGGCDGTIKLWDIIKQYCTHNLKGSSGVVHLVHFHPDMSLLQLFSSSADCGIRLWDLRSSLCLCVLQSHFSAVTSLAFTASGDSMVSSGRDKICTVWDLKTRTATRTVPVYEAVEGVALLPEDQDLSQIGVQNHDLHFITAGSKGVLRVWEASTSRCVYTQTLPSATPPAGKEGGETHDGDDPRSLTYLLTMGASHRVAAVTAEHNITLYQLPALSTQQQFVGYNDEILDVKFLGKNDSHIVVATNSCQLKVFELLTNSCQILYGHTDTVLSLDVFKKGLLFASCAKDKSVRVWRMDEDSGQVVCVAQGSSHANSVGCITFSRMKESFLVSGSQDCTVKVWDLPDNITTTTGDLVGLSARVTEKAHDKDINSVAVSPNDKLLASGSQDRMAKLWSLGAPGAPGAPGAGPALLGVFRGHKRGVWAVCFSPVDQVLASSSADGTAKLWSLQDYSCLKTFEGHDASVLKIVFVSRGTQLLTSGSDGLVKLWTIKTNECVKTLDAHQDKVWGLHASRQDHKMVTGSADSTITIWDDVTEVEQAEEQAKQEDQILKQQELSNLLHEKKYLKALGLAISLDQPHTVLTVIRAIRQSEDSRDLLERTLLKLRLDQKESLLRYCAVWNTNARSCLDAQAVLQVLLTHLAPEELLQYQGARGHLEGLIPYTERHMQRIGRLLQSSMFIDYMWQKMRVTGSSSIMGPDEEMDTSAVKDSTPPFVIDKETHGGSEHNLKEDDDDEEEDDDDDLEDEELADEESVTKKAPANGRQVTNGTSNGGHHAGSEESSDDEGEEKDDKEAEEEEEQNLSTKTTKGVTLHPRVQILTS, from the exons ATGGAAAACACCAACCTTCACTTCAAAACAAA CTATGCCGCTTCCAATAAAATTGAACCGTTTTATAAAGGCGGAAAGGTTCAG ATTAGCAAAGATGAGAAGTTCATCTTTTGCACTTGTGGATCCCGTGTCAATATTTTGGAAATAAGCACGGGGAAGATTgtgcacagcatcgagcag GATGATCAAGAGGACATCACCTCCTTTGCGCTGAGCTATGATGATGAG ATCCTGGTGACAGCTAGCAGGGCTCTGTTGCTGAAGCAGTGGGACTGGAAGCAGGCCCAGTGCACCCGCTCCTGGAGGGCCATTCACACCATACCTATAGCCAgcatgacctttgaccccacgTCCACGCTTCTTGCCACAG GTGGTTGTGATGGGACCATTAAGCTGTGGGACATAATAAAGCAGTACTGCACTCACAACCTCAAGGGATCATCCGGTGTTGTTCA CCTGGTTCACTTCCACCCAGACATGAGCCTTCTGcagctgttctcctcctctgcggACTGTGGCATCCGGCTGTGGGATCTGCGCTCCAGCCTGTGCCTCTGTGTGCTCCAGAGCCACTTCAGCGCCGTCACCTCGCTAGCCTTCACCGCCAGCGGGGACAGCATGGTCAG CTCTGGCAGGGACAAGATCTGTACAGTGTGGGATCTGAAGACGCGGACAGCCACAAGAACCGTGCCGGTCTATGAG GCGGTGGAGGGTGTGGCATTGCTCCCAGAGGACCAGGACTTGTCTCAGATTGGTGTTCAGAACCACGACCTGCACTTCATCACTGCGGGCAGCAAAG GTGTGTTAAGAGTCTGGGAGGCCAGCACATCCCGCTGCGTCTACACCCAGACGCTGCCCTCGGCCACACCCCCTGCCGGAAAGGAGGGCGGCGAGACCCATGATGGCGACGACCCCCGCAGCCTGACCTACTTGCTGACCATGGGCGCCTCCCACCGGGTGGCGGCCGTCACGGCGGAGCACAACATCACGCTGTACCAGCTACCCGCACTCAGCACGCAACAACAG TTTGTGGGCTACAATGATGAAATTCTGGACGTGAAGTTCCTGGGGAAGAACGACAGCCACATCGTGGTGGCCACCAACAGCTGTCAGCTCAAGGTGTTTGAGCTCCTGACTAACAGCTGCCAGATCCTGTATGGACACACAG ACACTGTGCTCTCTTTGGATGTCTTCAAAAAGGGCTTGCTCTTTGCTAGTTGTGCCAAG gacaaatctgtgcgtgtgtggagaATGGATGAAGACAGTGgccaggtggtgtgtgtggctcaGGGGTCCAGCCATGCTAACTCTGTGGGCTGCATCACCTTTTCACG GATGAAGGAGTCGTTCCTAGTGTCTGGCAGTCAGGACTGCACAGTGAAGGTGTGGGACCTTCCTGACAACATCACGACGACAACGGGGGACCTGGTCGGACTGAGCGCACGTGTTACGGAAAAGGCTCACGACAAG GACATCAACAGCGTGGCGGTGTCTCCCAACGACAAGTTGCTGGCGTCGGGGTCCCAGGACCGGATGGCCAAACTCTGGTCcctgggggccccgggggcccctGGGGCCCCGGGTGCAGGCCCGGCCCTGCTCGGGGTGTTCCGGGGCCACAAGCGCGGGGTCTGGGCGGTGTGCTTCTCCCCCGTCGACCAGGTGCTGGCCAGCTCCTCGGCCGACGGCACGGCCAAGCTCTGGAGCCTGCAGGACTACAGCTGCCTCAAG ACATTCGAGGGACACGATGCGTCCGTTCTGAAGATCGTCTTCGTCAGCCGAGGAACACAGCTACTTACcag tgGTTCAGACGGCCTGGTGAAGCTGTGGACCATCAAGACCAACGAATGTGTGAAAACACTGGACGCCCACCAGGACAAGGTGTGGGGTCTTCATGCCAGCCGCCAGGACCACAAGATGGTAACGGGGTCGGCCGATTCCACCATCACCATCTGGGAT GATGTGACTGAGGTGGAGCAGGCGGAGGAGCAGGCCAAGCAGGAAGACCAGATACTCAA GCAGCAGGAGCTGTCTAACCTTCTCCATGAGAAGAAGTACCTGAAGGCCCTGGGTCTGGCCATCTCTCTGGACCAGCCACACACCGTGCTCACCGTCATCAGAG CCATCCGTCAGAGCGAGGACAGCCGTGACCTTTTAGAGAGGACGTTGCTGAAGCTCCGATTGGACCAGAAAG AGTCCCTGCTGCGCTACTGCGCCGTGTGGAACACCAACGCCCGCAGCTGTCTGGACGCCCAGGCCGTCCTGCAGGTGCTGCTGACGCATCTGGCCCCCGAGGAGCTGCTGCAGTAccagggggcccggggccatCTGGAGGGCCTCATACCTTACACAG AGCGACACATGCAGAGGATCGGCCGCCTGCTCCAGTCATCCATGTTCATTGACTACATGTGGCAGAAGATGCGAGTGACTGGGTCCTCATCCAT CATGGGACCAGATGAGGAGATGGACACCTCTGCTGTCAAAGACTCCACGCCTCCGTTTGTGATTGACAAGGAGACTCACGGGGGTTCTGAACATAACCTcaaggaagatgatgatgatgaggaggaagatgatgacgatgacCTCGAAGACGAAGAGCTAGCCGATGAGGAGAGCGTCACGAAGAAGGCCCCTGCCAACGGGAGGCAGGTTACAAACGGAACTAGCAACGGAGGCCATCACGCCGGGAGTGAGGAGAGCTCAGACGATGAAGGCGAAGAGAAAGATGACAAGGaagcagaagaggaggaagaacaaAACTTGAGCACCAAAACAACCAAGGGGGTTACACTCCACCCACGTGTTCAGATCCTGACCAGCTGA